From a region of the Candidatus Neomarinimicrobiota bacterium genome:
- the rplP gene encoding 50S ribosomal protein L16, which yields MLEPRKVKHRKEQRGRNKGMAHRGSKVSFGTYGLKALEPAWITGRQIEAARVAITRKVKKHGKLWIRIFPSKPVTLKPAETRMGKGKGSPEYFVAVVKPGRILFEIDGVDDETAQEAFRLGSHKLPIKTKVVKRLEV from the coding sequence ATGTTAGAACCGAGGAAAGTAAAGCACAGAAAAGAGCAGCGCGGAAGAAATAAAGGTATGGCGCATCGAGGTTCGAAGGTCTCTTTCGGGACTTACGGCTTGAAAGCGTTGGAACCCGCCTGGATAACAGGAAGACAAATTGAAGCGGCGCGAGTCGCTATAACGCGTAAAGTAAAAAAACACGGCAAGCTCTGGATACGGATTTTCCCCAGCAAACCCGTCACGCTTAAACCTGCTGAAACCCGGATGGGTAAAGGAAAAGGTTCGCCCGAATATTTTGTCGCAGTAGTGAAGCCGGGACGAATATTATTTGAGATAGACGGTGTGGATGACGAGACCGCTCAGGAAGCGTTCAGACTCGGTTCGCACAAACTACCTATCAAGACAAAAGTGGTAAAGAGGTTAGAAGTATAG
- the rpsC gene encoding 30S ribosomal protein S3, whose product MGQKVHPVGFRLGYVKTWDSNWFDEKNFAAKLNEDIMLRKYVYKRLVKAAVSKIQIERTNKRITITIHTARPGIVIGSKGSEVNKLREELKKITGRDVAVNVSEIKRPELDALLVAQNIARQLEEKVSHRRAIKKSIMSTMRMGAGGIKVGAGGRLGGSEMGRRERFQEGRVPLQTLRAEIDYATATAFTTYGTVGVKVWIYTGEVQFKKSDEN is encoded by the coding sequence ATGGGACAGAAAGTACATCCTGTCGGTTTTAGACTCGGGTATGTGAAGACCTGGGATTCTAACTGGTTCGACGAAAAGAATTTCGCAGCGAAACTTAACGAAGATATTATGCTGCGGAAATATGTTTACAAACGACTGGTTAAAGCGGCAGTATCGAAGATACAAATCGAGCGTACCAACAAAAGGATTACGATAACGATTCATACCGCCAGACCCGGAATAGTTATCGGAAGTAAAGGATCGGAAGTTAATAAACTGCGCGAAGAGCTCAAAAAAATCACCGGCAGAGATGTGGCGGTCAATGTGAGCGAAATCAAACGACCGGAACTCGATGCTCTGCTTGTGGCACAAAATATCGCGCGTCAGTTGGAAGAAAAAGTTTCTCACAGACGAGCCATAAAGAAATCCATTATGTCCACGATGAGGATGGGAGCAGGCGGAATAAAGGTCGGAGCAGGGGGAAGACTGGGCGGTTCCGAAATGGGCAGAAGAGAACGTTTTCAAGAAGGCAGAGTACCGCTTCAAACACTCCGCGCTGAAATAGATTACGCAACGGCAACAGCGTTCACTACTTATGGAACCGTAGGCGTTAAAGTTTGGATTTACACAGGTGAAGTACAATTCAAGAAATCGGATGAGAATTAA
- the rplV gene encoding 50S ribosomal protein L22, with protein MNAKAIKKYSRQGARKVRLLADLIRGRDVEDAINILHFSKKKASTDLEKTVRSAIANLVNLEGGNVDPENLFVKEVYIDGGPSIKRFRPRAMGRATPILKRTAHMTVIVATPDERTKKVRG; from the coding sequence ATGAACGCTAAAGCGATAAAAAAATATTCAAGGCAGGGAGCGCGGAAGGTAAGGCTTTTAGCCGACCTGATTAGAGGCAGAGATGTGGAAGACGCAATAAACATTTTGCATTTTTCAAAGAAAAAGGCTTCAACCGATTTAGAAAAGACGGTTCGCAGCGCGATAGCGAATCTTGTGAATTTGGAAGGCGGAAACGTGGACCCCGAAAATCTATTTGTGAAGGAAGTTTATATAGACGGCGGTCCGTCAATAAAAAGGTTTCGGCCGAGAGCAATGGGAAGAGCAACACCCATATTAAAGAGGACAGCTCATATGACCGTTATAGTAGCCACACCGGATGAGAGAACAAAGAAGGTAAGAGGTTAG